Proteins encoded in a region of the Enoplosus armatus isolate fEnoArm2 chromosome 16, fEnoArm2.hap1, whole genome shotgun sequence genome:
- the nelfe gene encoding negative elongation factor E, producing MVVFPSSLTEEEEALQKKYAKLKKKKKALLALKKQSSTNQTNQSGLKRTLSDQPVVDTATATEQAKMLIKSGAISAIKSENKNSGFKRSRMLEIKLKDPEKGPVPAFLPFQRSFSTDEEQPESGKRAQRKSLYESFVSSSDRYRDEEEGGGSGGGMSSSREMDRDREREREREREREREREREPDRERDRDRERERERDRDRGRDRDRERDRERERERDRSRERDRDRERDRDRDGPFRRSDSYPERRGVRKGNTVYVYGSGLAEDSLRSAFSQHGNIIDLSMDNPRNCAFITFEKMESADQAVAELNGSTVGDIHIKVSIARKQPMLDAATGKSLWASLAVQNSTKGSYRDKRNQVVYSEDFLG from the exons ATGGTGGTGTTTCCAAGTTCATtgacggaggaagaggaggcccTGCAAAAGAAATATGCTAAACTCAAGAAAAAG AAAAAGGCGCTGCTTGCCTTGAAGAAGCAGAGTTCAACCAATCAGACAAACCAGAGTGGCTTGAAACGGA CTTTGTCGGACCAGCCTGTTGTTGACACTGCAACGGCGACAGAGCAAGCAAAAATGCTGATCAAGTCTGGTGCCATCAGTGCCATCAAATCAGAGAACAAGAACTCTGGATTTAAACGCTCTCGAATGCTGGAAATCAAACTCAAG GACCCTGAGAAAGGCCCAGTTCCTGCTTTCTTACCATTCCAAAGGAGTTTCTCTACAGATGAAGAACAACCTGAG TCTGGGAAGAGAGCCCAAAGGAAATCTCTGTATGAGAG CTTCGTCAGCTCAAGCGACCGATATCgggacgaggaggagggaggtggcagCGGGGGCGGCATGTCATCCAGCCGTGAaatggacagagacagagagcgtgAGCGTGAGCGAGAGCGTGAGCGAGAGCGTGAGCGTGAGCGAGAGCCAGACAGAGAGcgtgacagagacagagaaagagaacgGGAAAGGGatagagacagaggcagggacAGAGACCGGGAACGAGACcgggaaagagaaagagaaagagaccgAAGCAGAGAAAGGGATCGAGACAGGGAacgggacagagacagagacggaccTTTCAGAC GGTCAGATTCGTACCCAGAGCGGAGAGGGGTGCGAAAGGGGAATACGGTGTATGTTTATGGCTCGGGGCTCGCCGAGGACAGCCTGCGCTCTGCTTTCTCTCAACATGGAAACATCATCGACCTCTCCATGGACAACCCACGCAA TTGCGCATTCATCACGTTTGAGAAGATGGAGTCTGCAGACCAGGCTGTAGCTGAG TTGAATGGAAGCACGGTGGGAGACATTCACATCAAAGTCAGCATCGCCAGGAAGCAGCCCATGCTGGATGCTGCCACCGGCAAGTCTTTGTGGGCTTCACTGG CCGTGCAGAACAGCACTAAAGGCTCCTACAGGGACAAGAGGAACCAAGTTGTGTACAGTGAAGATTTCCtgggatga